CCATGGGGACAGGACAAATGCAGTAATGCACAATTTTACCCCCAAAAGGGAATACAGCTATCGCTTTTCAGACTTTACAGGCACGCCCTTGTACATGCTGGCGCGCTGCCGGAGGTCGTCCACGCGTGGCCTTGCAACCTTGTTGTTGGGATCAAAGAGGAGGACCTCCTCAAAAGCCTTGAGGGCCGACTTCAGGTCTTTCTTCTGCTCATATGCGTCGCCTAGGTTGTTCCAAGCCGTCACATAGCCTGGTTGGAGCTCCACGGCCTTCTCAAACTGCTGGATTGCCTTGTCCAGTTTGTTATCTCGCTTGTAACTGACCCCCAGGGCATTGTACACCTGACCAACAAAACAAAAGTGTCTGAGAAAGCACGTGTGAAATGAGATATTTCCTGGACATGATTATACTGTTTTGAATCCATAAGCATGAATTTTGTACCTAACTCAGGTTACAATATCAGGATAAGGAATACATGTTACACAGAGTATGATTCCACCTGGAAGTAGCAATCTGTGCCTAAAAGAGTTGCACATTCTTTATAAATAGTTGTTTAGTTTACTTTCTAAAGACTGTTGTATTAACACAATCAACTTTGACCACAGCACATACGTATTTTCCTGACAGGATCAGCCTGTATATAATATTGGATGCTTCTAGATTATTCTTTTAATGAGTAACAAGAAAATAAACTGACTAATACAGAGCATTGGTTCTTGAGTACTGTAAAAGAGTCATTCTACAGCTTATGGTGATTAACTCAACAAACCAAAGTAACATATCAACAAAGCAATCGAAACTGTTCAGATGCCCATCAGAATGCATACAGGCCCCTGGCTAGATTCTAAAATGCAGAAAATTTACCAAGTAGTTGGGGATAACTAACCTGCGCAAGATCTTGCTCATCTCTGTCCCATTTTTCAATTGCTTGCTGCAGATATTTGATAGCAGCTGGATAAAATTTTCTCCGTAGCATAACTGCTCCAAGCTCAAAATACTCTGTAGCACTTGCATCACCACTTCTCACTTGTTCCTAGTAATTATGTTGGTGGGATTTAGTAAATCGCAAGAAAGATTATTATAAGACATAAATATGAAATTAGAATAGCTCATGAAATTTGATGGCAAGTTTATTATGTTCTAAGAATCATCCACAGCAGGCCACCTATCAGCACAAACAATGACCTTCTGTTACCATGACATATGGATTTTAACCATGACCATGGAATAGATCAGCTCCATTTCTAAATACTACAATTATTTCGCGTGCAATGTACATATTTAAAGTACTACAATTTCGTAAAAGCATGCAACTTCGTTTCTTCCTAAATGAGGTACTCCCTTCTTTTCTATAGAGTAAGCTAAATAGAAAAGAATGGATGGAGTAGTCAGGTTTAAGATTGAGAAAGAATTCTGGTAGTGGTACAGAAAGGAAGATATGGTATTATTTTCTAATCCACACTGTCAATATGTAATGCAGTATCTATATGAAAGTAATTTTTTACACTTCAGGGTCACGTCATTTCTGAAGCATTTTAAATGCAAAAGTTAGCTCTATATTACAATGCAACCAAAACCAAATTTTTGAGAGGCTTACTTGCAGCTCTTTGGCAGAAAGATCAAGCTCTCTGCGAACGAGAACCTGACGAATGACAAAAAATGTACCAGCTCCAAGCAGACCAAGTAGTATAAGAAGATACGACAGCTGAATTCCCAGCTCAAACAGCTCTCCGACCTCGTAAACCATATTTAACTTTGTTCCCACACTAGAATGTGCTGATTGTGCAGTAGTAAACCAAACTGTAGTGCAACATGGAAGTGCACCGAATTGCAGAAGCAAATTCCTGCTTCTATTATCCTTGTCTGAAGGGTGACAGAAAGCTTCTGGTATATAAATGAACATCAAACAGCATATATCAGTAAAAACAATTGCAAAGAATTGATTATAACACCTTATACAACTCCACGCAGTTCACAAAATATGTTAAATGGCAGGCTTTGCCAATCAAATTTCGGTAAATAATCAAATGCAATCGAGACTAGCTAGGTTCCCATTATTTTCTCCTACACACAGGGGGGCTGCCTATAGCTAGGTTCCATTCTACGGGCAGTATCAGATCTACATTAGCTGAATTAGCACCATTTGTCAAGTTTCTTTGTTCCCCTTTCTGAGATGTTACTAACCAATGAGTGTGTTCTTATCTATTGTCATTTGCTCATGAGGTACAATCATAAAAAAAGACAGAAATCATAGGAACAGATCGCTAGCCTCATTTGCATACATTTACAATCATAGAACCCAAGTGAGACTATCCTCACTTAAACAGCACACTGTTAATAATGTAGTTTCAAAATATTGAAATGCTTATCATAAGAGGTCAATATGTAATGTTTTCTGAAAATGTTTGGTAGGAACTTACCATCTACATTTTTTGAAGTTAAAATGACTCCTCTGGTTGgcaggggcggacccagcatAGGACGTGGGTGTACACATGTACACCCGATAATTCTTGCAAACGAAATCGAAGTTAGTAGGTAATCTATTGCAACCggattcagatccgaatacaattagttttgttagggtttggggtgctccgtctctcacagcagaaggaaagagaaggggaggGCATACCTGGAGGATGCGCTCGTCGCCAGCAAAGGGCTGGGCGAAGACAGGacaaatggcgccgccgctcgcccagtcaTCGCCACCAGGGAAGGAAGAGCAAGGGAGGATAGAGTCGAGACAAGGGGAACTGGAGAGGGCGAAAGAGATGAGCTCTGAGCCGGAGCCCTGAGGAGGAACCGAGGAAGGTCAGtaagccgagctcgagcgagcctgCCACCTCAAAGCTGGAGTTCGATAGCATCGCGAGCCGACGTCGATGAG
This portion of the Panicum virgatum strain AP13 chromosome 2N, P.virgatum_v5, whole genome shotgun sequence genome encodes:
- the LOC120658381 gene encoding tetratricopeptide repeat domain-containing protein PYG7, chloroplastic-like isoform X1 — its product is MARLLLFPSQAWVDPDLRLHSVAPSSASKPPAHSQHGGRVFIARVAERVSRPPPAGARRLGLLSAVRRHPLPGLCSKEGAFLEAFCHPSDKDNRSRNLLLQFGALPCCTTVWFTTAQSAHSSVGTKLNMVYEVGELFELGIQLSYLLILLGLLGAGTFFVIRQVLVRRELDLSAKELQEQVRSGDASATEYFELGAVMLRRKFYPAAIKYLQQAIEKWDRDEQDLAQVYNALGVSYKRDNKLDKAIQQFEKAVELQPGYVTAWNNLGDAYEQKKDLKSALKAFEEVLLFDPNNKVARPRVDDLRQRASMYKGVPVKSEKR
- the LOC120658381 gene encoding tetratricopeptide repeat domain-containing protein PYG7, chloroplastic-like isoform X2; the encoded protein is MTGRAAAPFVLSSPSPLLATSASSRIIGCTCVHPRPMLGPPLPTRGVILTSKNVDEAFCHPSDKDNRSRNLLLQFGALPCCTTVWFTTAQSAHSSVGTKLNMVYEVGELFELGIQLSYLLILLGLLGAGTFFVIRQVLVRRELDLSAKELQEQVRSGDASATEYFELGAVMLRRKFYPAAIKYLQQAIEKWDRDEQDLAQVYNALGVSYKRDNKLDKAIQQFEKAVELQPGYVTAWNNLGDAYEQKKDLKSALKAFEEVLLFDPNNKVARPRVDDLRQRASMYKGVPVKSEKR